The nucleotide window GTAGAACAGGTCGTCGTACGCTCACCGATGCAGAACAAGTGGCATGGGCAGCGGAAGTATGAGTTGTACATCCAAGGTACCCTCCAAGAATTAAGCTGAACTATATGCAGTATAGTAGCAGACGGAATGAGATTGTATGACATGCATGATGGTGTCACAAGCCCAGTCACAGTGACTACCATGTAAGCTGACTGTAGGGTACAGATCATTCGAGTCCTTCACGTCTTCTAAACTCCTTTCGATGGGCCTCACAAGCCTCTACGAAACCTTTACCCAACTCTTCACCCGCTTCCCAATTATCCACTTCCTCATAGCCTACTTTCGTATCTCCCCACCGTCGACTGATCACTGCGAACCTCTGCGCCGGGTTTTTCGCCGCCGGCTCAAGGTATTTGTCAGGTATGGAAGCTGCGTACAGTATCGGTAAAGCTCCTTGGTCTGCGTATACTGGATGATCCTCTGATCCAAGTAATCGGCACTGTCGTCCATTATtcgatcatcagcatcctaTCTCATCTATTTCGCAATTACATATACATCCCAACGTATAGGTTTGCATGCGTAATTAGGGATCGAGACGGAGTGAGGGACGCTTACAAGGTAAAAAGATAACCAGTAGAAGAAGAACTTGACATTCGCCCACCAAAGTATCATACCCATTCCTCCAGCAAAGAAATTCGTACATACACATCCCGGATCGGCCGTAAATACTCTGACGGGCCTTTCGCCCTCTTGTTGTGGGTCGCCATATTCCCGGTCGAATTGGGTCATGATCAAATCGCCCATGAGTTTACTTGCCGAGTATGATTTCTCGTAACTTATCAATTGATAATCGTCCAAAGGGCTCGATGATAATTTGTCGAATGCCGAGGTAACGGATGAAGTGTATACTATGCGCGGTGGGAACGGTAACGATTCTGGGGATCGTCTCAGCAGCGTTATCAGTTCTCGAACCTAGACAACATCGATGGAATCAGATTAGATCAGCCCAAGCCTTACGTGTACCTGTTAGAAAGATTGCATTGCGCTGAGGCGGTGTTAATCGTTCTAGGAGGTCTGGTGGACGctgattgactcaccatgatATACGGAGCCAAGACATTTGTACCCCATACCAAACCCCTCTCGCCATCAGCGCTCATCGCGCCCTTGATCTCATAATTATAATACGGTCGGCTCTGCGCATGGGGCAATCCTTCCATTACATTCTGCTTGAAAAACGCTATCCAATCTAATCCCGAGAACGCCCCCATCCCAGCATTCAAATAAAGCGTCGTTATGTGCGGGTATTTCAATTTCACCCTCTCGCAAAACCCTAATACCCCGTTACCTCCTCCGGGATTATCCAGATCAACTCCTTCCCATACTATCCTCAATCCCTCTTTCCATCCTATTCTTTCTGCTTCACCCCTCTTTCGACGCGCAGCAAGGTCTTTCTCGTGTTTCTCCAAGAGGATCTCCCGTGCCAACTCGGCTTTCGACCGAGATCTACAGGCCAagatcaacgtcaacgtcggTGGAGCATCAGGTATCTCCTCGGTAGGTTTCGAATCTGCGTCGGGATTGAAGGTTGATCGGAGCGAAGGAGGGAGGGCGGTAAGTTGAGGGGTCGATATTGGTATAGGCGTTCCGGGAGGCAGAGAGAGATTGTATAGCAGCTGTTCGCATATCCCTAAGCCGAACCCACTACCAAAGACAGGCATCAATATGACTTGATCTGACTGAGCATGAGTTTGAGCTGACCAGCCGAGTAAGGAGGACGAGCTCACCTGTTGGCTCCTGTGACCACAACTATTATCCGattatcatccttctcaacTCCCTCGGGCAATCTACTCGACCCCGAACGCGTTGATACCATCGTCTGATATCGCTCTTCAGGCTAGCTAGCTGGATGTTGCACCAACACGCCTTGAAGGGATCTGTGCAGATAGCTTCAGCGTAGTTGCAAgtctttcaacttgaacgATAGTGCGATGACTGCTTATCGCGGCGACCGAATCGTACGATTTACCTGTGCTCAAAAGGCAAACATTTTGTTGATTCTGTGTTGTCGTCGAAGATACACGCCTTTACGAGAGCTTACGTCATTCCGCGGCGATCACCGCGTCCGCGAATTCCCTTTGTCCTAAGCTCGCTCACGTGATCTGGGATGGCCTTTGAGCTTCGAACGAAAGAACGGATCGGCAAAAGTTGGAAACCGTCTTCAGGTGCATTTGATCGATAAGATCCTCTTAAAGACGTGCCAACGCTAAGTCATTTCACGCAGACAGACAGGTATAAAaaagtgatcaagatgggCGGACCGAATCGTATGTGCTTCATTTTCCTTCCTCGTGATCCCCCTCGCATGCTGATTCTTCTCTAATTTACTCCTACTCCAGTGGAAATCTTCAAATTCGGATTTTACATGTTTTTCCCCATCTACGCCATGTTCAAGTTCGGGGATCCGGAATGGTGAGGCACCTGATCTCTGgactcatgctcatgcatGTACTACTGGCATCTGCACTTCGCGAGTGACGTATGAGGACAAGAAATGCAGCTGATCAGTTTCTTCGATTATACAGGTACGAAAGCTATGTTCAGCCTGTAAGTGTCTTTTGATCCAGTCCTATGATAATTACTCGCCCTCAAACCATTATATCGTATAATGCGTATGGTATATTGACGTTCTGTCGCGTGTAGTACAAAGAGATATTATGGCCGCCATATGAATCAACATACGTGAGTCCGTCCacctgaatctgaatgatCCGAACCGAATCGAGAatctcatcatgatcattgagctgatcacTCTTGCATCCCATCCGTTTATTCGTTCACAGCAACCCCCTCGGACGCACACAGATGTGAAAGCCGAGTTGGCACGTATGAAAGCCGAACgaatagccaagaagaccgGACGGCCCGTTGGTCAAGTCACGcaggatgagattgataaTGAGGGAGGTATAGGTATAcatcctgcttcttcctctgcagGAATAACGCAATCCTCGAGTTCGAGTTCGAGTCCGAGTCCAAGTATACCGTCTCAATCTGCATGGAGTTGGCCGAGAGGTACTTCGACCGATAAAAATGAGAGGCTAGTCTAGTATACGAGTACCTGGCTTCCACATTCCTCATATAATTGCAACCGCGCCGCTATATCTAACATATATATCCATGTTTATACATCGATCCAATCAGCCATTGTTGGTCAATATGTACTTCTAGATGCATCTATCACATCTCTGACGTACCGGCATCATTCTAGTAGCACTTCAGTGATCGCACTATTCAAAAATGTGGGCGTGGTACAGGGTTCTCATGATCCTGAGTCCTCTGAGACAAATTTCAAATTTAACCATCGACGGCACTTGTCAGTCATTCGTCATGGATGTTGCTCATGAGGTGAAATATGATCGCAACCCTGTGACGCGACAGATGCGTCTGGTGCAATGTTTGTGATATCATGTAGCATAGGGATCTACCATTTTTGAGAGATAAGGAATCATACGAATCTTGTCTAAATAGAGAGTGATAATGGCAGTAGCaacagcagaagaagaacgaacAATCACGATCATCTTTTGTATGTGATAATTGAGATTCTTCTACCAGAGCTAATTTTCCTCCACATAACCTTTTAGGTCTTTTACCTCTACGACGATTCaaccaagagcaagaagagtaagaagaTAGATAAAACATTTTCTTGGGGGGAAATGTtttgatgaagaaagaattAATCAAATTCTATGATGATAAAGGTGGCGATGATGTGATCGGTCTAGCTATATTGTTGAGTAGATGAATCCCTAAAGCTTAGATAAGATCGGCAACGTTGAGAGGCATCTCATCAACTTGAGTGTTGTAGTAAGTCTCAATTTCTCTTAGCATCTTGACGTCGTCTTGAGTGACGAAGTTGATGGCGACACCCTTTCTACCGAATCGACCACCTCGACCGATTCTGTGGATGTAGTTCTCCTTGGAAGCAGGGAGATCGTACTAATCGTGAACGAGACGTCATTAGTGCCTAGTCGTACCTCTGCAAGAAGCAGACAGCTTGATGAAGGTAAGAGAAATGACACTCACGTTGATAACCAAGGATACTTGTTGGACGTCGATACCTCGGGCAAGCAAGTCGGTAGCGATGAGGACTCGGGAAGAACCGGATCGGAATTCCTTCATGATGACTTctcgttgagcttggtccATGTCACCGTGCATGGCAGAGACGGTGAACTCTCGCTCGTGGAGCTTTTGGGTGAGCCAGTCGACCTTTCTTCGGGTGGAACAGAAGATAACGGCTTGGGTGATGGTGACGGTCTCGTAAAGATCACAAAGGGTGTCGAGCTTccactcttccttctcgacgGCGATGTCTGAAGGTAAAAGTCAGTCAGATCGGTCTCGTGACTATGGAAAGGGAAAACGCGAATAGTGTACTATTCCTTGAACAGTCACTCACAGAATTGTCTGATACCTTCGAGGGTaagctcatccttcttgaccaaaATTCTGATGGGGTCTCTCATGAACTTCTTGGTAACGTCCAAGACCTCAGGGGGCATGGTGGCGGagaggaggacgacttgGGTTTCAGCGGgaaggagttggaagatgTCGTAGATGGAGTCCTTGAATCCGGTGGAAAGCATCTCATCGGCTTCATCGAGACAGAACATCTTGACGGCGTCGGACTTGAGGGCACCTCGGTTGATCATGTCGAATACTCGACCTGGGGTACCTACAACGACGTGAGGACCTTCGGCAAGCTTGGCCATGTCCTCTCGGACAGCGGTACCACCGACACAAGCGTG belongs to Kwoniella dejecticola CBS 10117 chromosome 10, complete sequence and includes:
- a CDS encoding ATP-dependent RNA helicase eIF4A — translated: MSDVKNETEGGLEMNGDLIESNWNQVVDNFDNMDLKGDLLRGVYAYGFERPSAIQQRAIMPIITGRDCIAQAQSGTGKTATFSISILQRIDTTVKKTQALILAPTRELAQQIQKVVIALGDYLNVDCHACVGGTAVREDMAKLAEGPHVVVGTPGRVFDMINRGALKSDAVKMFCLDEADEMLSTGFKDSIYDIFQLLPAETQVVLLSATMPPEVLDVTKKFMRDPIRILVKKDELTLEGIRQFYIAVEKEEWKLDTLCDLYETVTITQAVIFCSTRRKVDWLTQKLHEREFTVSAMHGDMDQAQREVIMKEFRSGSSRVLIATDLLARGIDVQQVSLVINYDLPASKENYIHRIGRGGRFGRKGVAINFVTQDDVKMLREIETYYNTQVDEMPLNVADLI